The region CCATTCACTATTTCCTGACAAACACCGACCACTGCGTATAAATACCCAAGAAGGCAACAGACGCCATACGGGACAGGAAAACAAAACAACATTTTAATTTAATTGCATTGTTGTTTCTTTAAAAAAGAAAAACCGTGATGACTGTAGCATGCTCCGCGGATAAGTGGTCAACAGAAACCGTCAGGTTCCTTTTTCTGGCTGAATCATCCGTGCGTGGCAGGGACATAAACCGAAAAAACCATGTTTGCAGCCAGAAAACGCAGGGCAAAATCAATAAAGCAGTTAAGGGCGGGTGAATTCAGTTTGCGTCCGGGATAAATCAGATAGAGATCGTTGGTATCCGCCCGCCAACCGGGCAACAGGCAGACCAGTTCGCCACTGTCCAACTGCTCGCGGCACAGGAACGCCGGCAACAGGGTAATGCCACCGCCGGCCAGCGCGCAGGCTCGGGCATACAGCAAATTATCGGTAATATGCGACTGTGGTAGCCGCCAGAGGAAATACTCCGCTTCATGGTGAAACCCCCACTCTGGCCAGGCTCGATGCGCAATACAGCGGTGCGACTGCAATTCACACGGGTGCGCGATCGGCGCAGAACCGGCCAGATACCCGGCCGAAGCGACCAGATAATGCGGCACCTGCCCCAGCGAGCGACCAATCAGGGAAGAATCCTGCGGCTTGCCGGTGCGCAGCGCGGCGTCAAATCCTTCTTCCACCAGATCGATGACCCGATCGGCAACAATGATCTCCAACGAAACCGCCGGAAAGCGCGATTGAAACTCCGCGGTCAGGCGCGCCAGCAGGGTGGCCCCCAACCCGGCTGGACTGGTGATCCGCAAACGCCCGCTGGGGTTATCGCGCAAGTGCTGCATCGCCATCTCGGCGCGTTCACTGGCTTGCCGCATCTCCCGGCAATGCACCAGATAACGTTCGCCAGCAAAGGTCAGGTTGAGCTTGCGAGTGGTGCGATTAAACAGCCGCAACCCCAACGACTGCTCCAGTTGACTGATCCGCAGGCTGAGGCTCGACTTGGCCATGCCCGCCTGTCTGGCGGCTTCGGTAAAACTGCCGCATTCCGCCACCAGCGCAAACAGCGCCATATCCTGTAGTTATTTGAACATTATTGTTCTTCATAGCCGAACACTTCGTTAGTGATTGTCCATCTTATCAGCACTATCGACAGGTTCTACACTGTTATGCAGTCCAACACGTAACAATGGAAAAACTCATCATGACAGTAAAAGCGATAGCCGTTGACCCCAAACACCCCGAGAACTTCGTGGAAATCACCACCGAATTACCGCAACCCGGCGAGCATGACCTGCTGGTGGCCGTAAAAGCGGTATCGGTTAATCCGGTAGATACCAAAGTTCATGCCGGCTTGCGTCGGGACGGCCTGCAGCATCCGCGTATTCTTGGCTGGGACGCCAGCGGCGTAGTTATCGAAACCGGCTCAGCAGTGAGTGGTTTTAAACCGGGGGACGAAGTCTGGTATGCGGGTGATATCACACGCCCTGGCAGCAATAGCACACACCAACTGGTTGATGCGCGTATCGCCGCGCCTAAGCCCGCCACACTGGGCTGGGCTGAAGCCGCCGCCCTGCCGTTGACGGCGCTGACCGCCTGGGAAGGGTTATTCGAGCATCTAAAAATTCAGCACGCGGCTAAAGGCAAAACGCTGCTGATTATCGGCGGCGCTGGCGGCGTCGGCTCGCTGGCCATTTCTCTGGCGGCACAGCTCAGCGAGGTGACGATCAT is a window of Dickeya solani IPO 2222 DNA encoding:
- a CDS encoding LysR family transcriptional regulator, which encodes MALFALVAECGSFTEAARQAGMAKSSLSLRISQLEQSLGLRLFNRTTRKLNLTFAGERYLVHCREMRQASERAEMAMQHLRDNPSGRLRITSPAGLGATLLARLTAEFQSRFPAVSLEIIVADRVIDLVEEGFDAALRTGKPQDSSLIGRSLGQVPHYLVASAGYLAGSAPIAHPCELQSHRCIAHRAWPEWGFHHEAEYFLWRLPQSHITDNLLYARACALAGGGITLLPAFLCREQLDSGELVCLLPGWRADTNDLYLIYPGRKLNSPALNCFIDFALRFLAANMVFSVYVPATHG
- a CDS encoding zinc-binding alcohol dehydrogenase family protein, with product MTVKAIAVDPKHPENFVEITTELPQPGEHDLLVAVKAVSVNPVDTKVHAGLRRDGLQHPRILGWDASGVVIETGSAVSGFKPGDEVWYAGDITRPGSNSTHQLVDARIAAPKPATLGWAEAAALPLTALTAWEGLFEHLKIQHAAKGKTLLIIGGAGGVGSLAISLAAQLSEVTIIATASRPDSAQWCRDRGAHLVVDYRHLVDELKKQNIEQVDYIFCLNDTDGHWDAISRLIAPLGHICTIVENTQPLDQNQLKLKSAALHWEFMFTRSMFTTPDIARQGEILHEVAQRVDSGELQGTLSQTFNGLTATTLKQAHDAVLAGHMRGKVVITL